Part of the Amblyraja radiata isolate CabotCenter1 chromosome 27, sAmbRad1.1.pri, whole genome shotgun sequence genome is shown below.
cgtagcggcccatcggggagcggattcctctggagttggagggggaggggggtattgtgctgtttgatcgccccctgctatcccagggacagggagacacagcggctttttagactggtgggcaatcacttccaaagttctgcccacacagtcagtacacctctcctacactgcatttcatacaaacatttattctgcaagaaaaaactacattgaagactcaaactcgcgaccgagtttactgccgggatcaaggctcaaactcgcgaccttgcggatatgagccgagcactctaccactgagccagccattaaaatctacgctaaaaaaattccattccgaagaccgacaaattctgaattacgaaaagtgtctggtcccaaggctttcggataaaaggttgtgcacctgtaataactttatttataaagcactttaaacaactgcagttgccacaaagtgctgtacatgagaactcatggacaaaaagctattacaaacaattaaaaaccattaaaacccgtaaaacgaaggactataaaaaacacactaaaaattaaaagacattaaaagcactaagaacaggagcaatgcctcagccagtgtcgaaagccaaagaataaaaatgtgtttttagggaggatttgaagatggacagtgagggggcctgtctgatgtacagcggcaaggtgttccagagtgccggagcagcaacagaaaaggctctatcccctctgagcttccgcttagaccttggtacctcaaggagcagctgatcagctgacctgaggcaccgggcaggagcatataggtggagcagctcagagaggtaaggcggggcgagcccattcaacgatttaaaaacaaataaaagaattttgaaatgaattcgaaagtgcactggtagccagtgaagggaggccaaaattggcgtaatgtgctccctctttcgagttctggtcaaaaggcgagcggcagcattttgaacaagctggagacgagccaatgaagctcgtgcgactccagagtagagtgcgttacagtaatccagcctagatgtaataaaggcatggattacggtttcaaaatgctgccgctcgagaatgggcttcacctttgccagcttccttaggtgaaagaagctggacttaaccaccgcgcctatttgtttatctagtttaaaatcaccgtccatcctaaaacccaggttcaaaacggttggctttacagacaatgccagtggacccaagtcaacaaagggaggttcacggcagccattggggccaaacaaaatcacctctgtcttctcttcattaagtcccagaaagtttaaggccatccaggacttaatgtcctcaagacaagacagaagtgattttagagaatagtcgtcttctttcctgagtggcatatataactggctatcatctgcataaaagtgaaaggagatgccatgccttcttaaaattgagcccagaggaagtaggtataaagagaagagcaggggccctaaaattgagccctgtggaaccccatataccaagggagtggaggaggattcaaagccagcaaggcttacatgcatggttctgtctgccagataggacctgaaccatcccagggcactgccacaaatgcccacttggtgctgtaatcgggaaattaaaattccatggtccactgtatcgaaggcggcagataggtccagcaagacaagaaccacataattaccagagtcgtttgccaggaggatgtcgttgaagacccttagcagagccgactctgtgctatgcatagccttgaatccagactggaaaacctccagaatattgtgctcatccaggaagagtttcagctgagcataaactactttctccatgatcttagagataaaaggcaacttggagatcggcctaaaattggccagatcagtttgatccaggcctggtttcttaagtagtggttgcactacagcatgtttaaaatttatggggacaaccccagaacacaagctactgtttatgatggcgagaaccgactgccctatactcgggaaaacctctttaaaaagaagaggagggacagcatcacaaggggaacccgacggcttaatatgcctaaccacatcctctagacccgacaatgtcagaggcacaaacttatcaaatgccaccaggcatggggccggaacagaggggtcagaggcaggagctgagatgagagcccttatagaaacaaccttattgataaTGGCAGCCTCTTCTTCCTTTTCATATGGTGCATGTGAGAAACAACATTTTAAGGGAAATAGCTATTGCAACACTGCTGTAGCAAAGATTCTGAGTAGATTTATTTGGTTTGTAATGTATTTGAAATGACCACACAAACAAGCATTGAATAATGTAGCTGGTCTTGTGGTTCATGGCAACAGAATGATGCTCTGGTATAACTAGCTTTTATTGCTGATACAGAATAAAAGTTCCATAAATATAGATTTAAACATGAGAATCTGTTACCATTACGTATAGTTTTGAATCATCCAATGCAGCTGATATGCTTACCCTAGTGTATTGCTCAAAGTCTCCAATACGAGGGGACTGCACAGATATGGTCTCAAGACCCTCCCTCAGTCGTTGCTCCAGCCTCATCTGCACAAAATCTTGGGAATCCTTATCACCTCCATCTATGAAAAATACAAAAGGAATTTAAGGAACAAAAGGAacagttgttttttttttcccccatcagAAATCCACCAAGGCCAAATCCTTTGAACAGTTGCAATTTAGATGAGGCATGGAGTCTTCAATCTATGACACagccagtagagttgctgcctcacagcgccagagataccAGTTTCATCGTGTTCTTGGGTTCTGTCTTTGTGGTGTTTACatgtttccctgtgaccatgtgggttcctTCCTAacgctatggtttcctcccaaagcccctggtttcctcccatagccCTCctcctggctttacatttcactcctcttctctccttatttgatacctttttgtctccttttcatctccagcctttgtcacacaCACCACCCATCTTATACCACCCacccaatcagtttgaagaagtgtcctgaactgaaacactacctgtccattccctccacagatgctgcctgacccgctgcgttactccagcactttgtcttttgtccTAATCCCCATGCACCAGGTACAAGATATCTGGCAGGATGTAAGATTCAATAATGCCATACAGGGCAGAGATTTTAAGCTCTGCTTCCTTCCTGCCCTTTCCTCTTCCCCTCAGGTCTCTTTAATTAGTTGCAGGTTCGTTATCTCTCACATATTGTATTTCTAACATAATTTGCTAGATGCTCTGCATTTATActcaatgcttttttttttaactaaccTAGATGTTTGCCTTACAATTAAATTTGATGGATATTTCTTTGTTCTGTTACATTTCTAAAGGACTGCAAAAAGAATCAGGATTATGCAATGCCATATTGGTATCACACATCAAACAGAGGAGAAATTTATAAATTACCATGTTCTCCTGATCGTCCTTTGTTGTAGTAAACACTCATATCGACATCCCAGTCATCTGCTGTCTCCTCATCAAAATCTGAAAGATAGAGCATGTCAATCTTAAGCAAACCAATTTGCCCGAATCTCCTGCCCGCATCATATCCTGATCTCAACCATCCCAAGTCTCTGATCAAAAAAACACACTGTGCCACATCCTACCTTTTTTCTCTTGCCAATACTGTGCATCTGTGTAAAACACAAGGCCAGAACCTCCTTTCTCCCATTTCAGCTCAATCTCTTCCTCATACAGTCGTTCTTTTGCCCGATCCTGGGTGGTAACATCCTCATAGAATGCTTCATGTCTCTCCCATTCCTCACATTCATCATTGTCCTGGAAATAACCAAAGAAATATTATTGTTAGATGAGAACCTggcatttagttcagagatactgaaaataggcccttcgatccaccaagCACATGCCGACCATCGAACACCCATTCACATCCGATCTACATTATCGCACTCCCTAcacgttaggggcaatttacagagtaaaGTTGGAACAACATAACCTCCCCATGATAGAAGGCCAAAAGCCATGAAATATTCCCACAGCCGAGGCTGAGACCCTGTAATCATGAACCACCATCAGTGCTCTATACAACCAAATGGAAGGCTCTGTTTAGTGTCCTGCCTTGCCAAGGTAATCATCAGTGGTGACAGATTCCTCAAACTAAGTGGCAGCAAGGGATTAACTCCATCTTCCCCAATGATCTTCCTTTGGGATCATCAGGGTGCAATGCTCTTCCTTTACTATGGGTCCTCAACTCACTAATGACATGAAAATGTTGCTTACATTCTCTGAATGtgactcctcttcctcttcctctctctgtgGAGATTCTTCATGTCCTGCCTCTTGCTTCATTTTGAACTCTGGTAAATCAGCAGGTGAATCTTGCTGTGGGTACTCTTCTGTTACTTCCATCTCAATCCTTCTTTTAAAGTGCACCGAGGTTGAACTCTGGTACTGGAAAGGAACATTCCCATAACGCCGACTTGAGCTGGTCTTGGGGAACTTCAAACAGAGCTTGGTGATGATGCGGGGAGGCAGGCGACATGCCTGGATCAATTCCAGGAAGACTTTCAGTGGAGTTCCCACATTCCCACTGGGCATCACCGCTGGAGGGTTTAATTCTGGCAATGTGGACAGATCTTCAATGGTGAAAGTTTCACTTGGTGCTCTCCGACTCCGAAGCTCCTTTCTTGTTTTGTATGAAAACTCCGAATCTGTTTTACAAATAAAAGTAACCAAAGATCTTTCACAGAAAACTGTAATAGCATGAAACCCACACATGTAAATATACCTAGCCATTCCCTCGGTCAGTTTAATTCCCcaggtaggtctgaagaagggttttggcccgaaacgttgcctatttccttcgctccatagatgctgccgcacctgctgagtttctccagcacttttatgacttttccagcatctgcagttccttcttaaacagtttaatTCCCCATCCCACTCTCAATTTGACTTTGTCCTCAGTCTCCCACATCAATCCTGTTTCCTCAGGTTACCTTCCTCTTCTTTTTCACGATCATCCCAACTACCCTTCACTATCTGTCCATTCAGAAATTAAATGGCGGATAActgcagtccattccctccacagatgctgcttgacccgaggAGTACCTCCTACATCATGTGTATTGCTCACGATCGCAGCATCTGTAGTCTttaatccatttacctgtccaaatgctgtaGTTCGAGCAGCTACGGCAGCATCACCGAAGAGGATAGCTGAGATAACTTTTCATACAGATCATATTTTATAGCCTTTCACAAACATTCCCTTTTGTTTTTTTACCCCTCCACCTCAGTATGTCGCTCTCTCCCGGACTTCAGAGTATTTTAAGCACTTTCCACTTTCCCACTGCTCTTCCCACAGCCCCGATTCCCAATCACTCGCCGACTGCGGGCCTCACCGACCATCTCCCCGGCTCTGACCATTCGGATGCAGCAGCGTCCCCGCTGCCAATCCCCGGCTCTGTCCACCCACTGGCTGCCGTCGTACATCCGCGGGAACTGCGGGGCCCGCTCGGCCAAAAGCCTCACCACACAGCAGCAAGTCGGACTCGGGCTACCGTCCGCCCCTTGACCTGTGCCttggtgctgct
Proteins encoded:
- the gpatch3 gene encoding G patch domain-containing protein 3, which codes for MAAAACVYAVVRNIPREFRSADLRLFFSQFTESGGFSCFHYRHRPERRQQQHQGTGQGADGSPSPTCCCVVRLLAERAPQFPRMYDGSQWVDRAGDWQRGRCCIRMVRAGEMVDSEFSYKTRKELRSRRAPSETFTIEDLSTLPELNPPAVMPSGNVGTPLKVFLELIQACRLPPRIITKLCLKFPKTSSSRRYGNVPFQYQSSTSVHFKRRIEMEVTEEYPQQDSPADLPEFKMKQEAGHEESPQREEEEEESHSENDNDECEEWERHEAFYEDVTTQDRAKERLYEEEIELKWEKGGSGLVFYTDAQYWQEKKDFDEETADDWDVDMSVYYNKGRSGEHDGGDKDSQDFVQMRLEQRLREGLETISVQSPRIGDFEQYTRGIGRKVMEKQGWKDGQGLGSSSSGLADALDNDGQNPKCKRGFGYHGERIQNFLPIKKFCRQPRHLISTVYDQPEEIDQGDTLLRRQPVTSMKYREDVKFIKAKNRKH